The following are from one region of the Mesorhizobium sp. B2-8-5 genome:
- a CDS encoding ABC-F family ATP-binding cassette domain-containing protein, whose product MLIINDLTLRMAGRLLLDHASLTLPAGTKAGLVGRNGTGKTTLFKAITGDFPSETGSISLPKNTRIGQVAQEAPGTEEPLIDIVLKADVERQALLEEEKTATDPHRIAEIHTRLADIDAHSAESRAATILAGLGFDDAAQRRPASSFSGGWRMRVALAAVLFSEPDLLLLDEPTNYLDLEGTLWLENYVAKYPRTVLLISHDRDLLNRAVNSIVHLDQKKLTFWRGGYDQFERQLTEQRELQEKSRVKQETQRKHMESFVERFRAKASKARQAQSRLKALEKLKPIAAVVNDTVRPFSFPEPVKTVASPIVALNGVNVGYTEGSPILKKMTLRIDADDRIALLGANGNGKSTFAKLLAGRLKAETGTVTVAPGLKVAIFAQHQLDDLRPEENAYEHVRRLMPDAPEAKVRARVAQFGLATEKMNTAAKDLSGGEKARLLMGLSAFEGPNLFILDEPTNHLDIDSRESLIHALNDFPGAVILISHDRHLLEATADRLWLVKDGAVNPYDGDLEDYKTLVTGVSSNRREQKEADKASKADRRREAAQRRAALEPLAKEIRATEALMDRMRKRIDLIEDELANPAVYEKDPSTATRLAKERSQLAQTLAQNEDKWLTMSAEYEEGIAE is encoded by the coding sequence ATGCTTATCATCAACGACCTTACGCTGCGCATGGCGGGGCGACTGCTTCTCGATCATGCCTCATTGACCCTGCCGGCCGGCACCAAGGCCGGTCTCGTCGGCCGCAACGGCACCGGCAAGACCACGCTGTTCAAGGCGATCACCGGCGATTTCCCTTCGGAGACCGGCTCGATCAGCCTGCCGAAGAACACCCGCATCGGCCAGGTGGCGCAGGAAGCGCCCGGCACCGAGGAGCCGCTGATCGACATCGTCCTGAAAGCCGATGTCGAGCGCCAGGCCCTGCTCGAGGAGGAAAAGACCGCGACCGATCCGCACCGCATCGCCGAGATCCATACGCGGCTGGCTGATATCGACGCGCATTCGGCCGAATCCCGCGCCGCCACCATCCTTGCCGGCCTCGGCTTCGACGATGCCGCGCAGCGGCGGCCGGCCTCGTCCTTCTCCGGCGGCTGGCGCATGCGCGTGGCTTTGGCTGCCGTGCTCTTCTCCGAGCCCGACCTGCTGCTGCTCGACGAGCCGACCAATTATCTCGACCTCGAAGGCACGCTGTGGCTGGAGAACTACGTCGCGAAATATCCGCGCACGGTTTTGCTGATCTCGCACGACCGCGACCTGCTCAACCGCGCCGTCAACTCGATCGTCCATCTCGACCAGAAGAAGCTGACCTTCTGGCGCGGCGGCTACGACCAGTTCGAACGCCAGCTCACCGAGCAGCGCGAGCTGCAGGAAAAGAGCCGCGTCAAGCAGGAAACTCAGCGCAAGCATATGGAATCCTTCGTCGAGCGTTTTCGCGCCAAGGCTTCCAAGGCCCGGCAGGCGCAGTCGCGCCTGAAGGCGCTGGAAAAGCTGAAGCCGATCGCCGCTGTCGTGAACGACACGGTACGGCCGTTCTCCTTCCCGGAGCCGGTGAAGACGGTGGCTTCGCCGATCGTGGCGCTCAATGGCGTCAATGTCGGCTACACCGAGGGCAGCCCGATCCTGAAGAAGATGACGCTGCGCATCGATGCCGACGATCGCATCGCGCTGCTCGGCGCCAACGGCAACGGCAAGTCGACCTTCGCCAAATTGCTCGCCGGCCGGCTGAAGGCCGAGACCGGCACGGTGACGGTTGCGCCCGGGCTGAAAGTGGCGATCTTCGCCCAGCACCAGCTCGATGACCTGCGTCCCGAGGAAAACGCCTACGAGCATGTACGCCGGCTGATGCCGGACGCGCCGGAAGCCAAGGTGCGCGCCCGCGTGGCGCAATTCGGCCTTGCGACCGAGAAGATGAACACCGCTGCGAAAGACCTTTCCGGCGGCGAGAAGGCGCGGCTGCTGATGGGTCTGTCGGCTTTCGAGGGCCCGAACCTCTTCATCCTCGACGAGCCGACCAACCATCTCGACATCGACAGCCGTGAATCGCTGATCCATGCGCTCAATGATTTTCCGGGCGCGGTGATCCTGATCTCGCACGACCGGCACCTGCTCGAAGCCACCGCCGACCGGCTCTGGCTGGTCAAGGACGGCGCGGTCAATCCCTATGACGGCGATCTCGAGGATTACAAGACCTTGGTCACCGGCGTGTCGTCCAACCGCCGCGAGCAGAAGGAAGCCGACAAGGCGTCCAAGGCCGATCGCCGCCGCGAAGCCGCCCAGCGCCGGGCCGCATTGGAACCGCTGGCGAAGGAAATCCGCGCCACCGAGGCGCTGATGGACCGCATGCGCAAGCGCATCGACCTGATCGAGGACGAGCTCGCCAATCCGGCGGTCTACGAGAAGGATCCCTCGACCGCCACGCGGCTGGCCAAGGAGCGCTCGCAACTGGCGCAGACGCTGGCGCAGAACGAGGACAAGTGGCTGACGATGTCGGCGGAATATGAGGAAGGGATCGCGGAATAG
- a CDS encoding DMT family transporter, with protein MSHDPVDRQPLSRSLSLGPVAPESQNRSSVAPGAALAFALGAVALWATNALVGKTLLALYPVSQVQFLQFCGAAMVFALIRLTSTPPFPLVGEGGSALAAYLVGFVGLVGTMVLQYIGFASMPVIEANLVAYTWPLMTAAAVILLGRPRRPLLLGLAAALGFVGVALVISGGRAQTWFQGGSLVGYLAAFGSALCMAFYSLAVGRLAVSPERLLLPSALIGVALTFAWCLHDGVVRPTGAHLLLGLYLGAGPMGLGYYFWSRAAKLDHGGRIAVVAYLTPIASTFLLTLSGESLSMTAVAGAVLVIGSCLAVGVEGTETRNDVQDGR; from the coding sequence ATGAGCCACGACCCGGTCGACCGTCAGCCGCTGTCAAGGTCTCTGAGCCTCGGCCCGGTCGCGCCGGAAAGTCAAAACCGTTCCAGCGTCGCCCCCGGGGCGGCGCTGGCCTTCGCCCTCGGCGCCGTGGCGCTGTGGGCCACCAACGCCCTGGTCGGCAAGACGCTGCTTGCCCTCTATCCGGTGTCGCAAGTGCAGTTTCTGCAGTTTTGCGGCGCGGCCATGGTCTTCGCGCTGATCCGGCTGACGAGCACTCCTCCTTTCCCCCTTGTCGGGGAAGGTGGATCCGCGCTTGCCGCTTACCTTGTCGGCTTCGTGGGCCTGGTCGGCACGATGGTGCTGCAATATATCGGCTTCGCCTCGATGCCGGTTATCGAGGCAAACCTCGTCGCCTACACTTGGCCGCTGATGACCGCCGCGGCGGTTATCCTGCTTGGCCGTCCGCGCCGTCCGCTGCTGCTCGGGCTGGCGGCGGCGCTCGGCTTCGTCGGCGTGGCGCTGGTCATTTCGGGCGGCCGCGCGCAGACCTGGTTCCAAGGCGGCAGCCTCGTCGGCTACCTTGCCGCTTTCGGCTCGGCGCTCTGCATGGCCTTTTACTCGCTCGCCGTCGGCCGCCTTGCCGTGTCGCCGGAGCGCCTGCTGTTGCCCTCGGCGCTGATCGGCGTCGCGCTCACCTTTGCCTGGTGCCTGCATGACGGCGTCGTGCGCCCGACCGGTGCGCACCTTCTGCTCGGCCTCTATCTCGGTGCCGGCCCGATGGGGCTCGGCTATTATTTCTGGTCGCGCGCGGCGAAGCTCGATCATGGCGGCAGGATAGCGGTCGTCGCCTATCTGACGCCGATTGCTTCCACATTTCTGCTGACGCTCTCGGGCGAAAGCCTGTCGATGACGGCGGTTGCCGGCGCCGTCCTCGTCATCGGCAGCTGCCTTGCGGTCGGCGTCGAAGGTACGGAGACCCGGAACGATGTCCAAGACGGCCGTTGA
- a CDS encoding lysozyme inhibitor LprI family protein, whose product MSGKTTLISASLVIGIFAGAASLFLTTPSAHAAATDCAAAKTQADLATCTAANAASADAGLNAVYKALAGRLAPANLKRLRDAQRAWIPFRDKECAFRTQPYADGSVYSTLVETCRAELTRARLAQLQHQLQCPEGDLSCVPQSGGSAAPATAGTAPAKPAPPQASQNDTRPCVQSAGKAKSDQYVSQCIQVSPATNPPCNGQNVCSMMIDEIKRGCAMIGKNNPPGFCSAYKD is encoded by the coding sequence ATGTCAGGCAAGACCACGCTCATTTCGGCTTCACTGGTGATCGGGATTTTCGCGGGCGCTGCCAGCCTGTTTCTCACCACGCCATCGGCCCACGCGGCAGCCACCGACTGCGCGGCAGCGAAGACGCAGGCCGACCTTGCTACCTGCACGGCAGCGAATGCCGCTTCGGCCGACGCGGGCCTCAACGCAGTCTACAAGGCGCTGGCGGGACGTCTCGCTCCCGCCAACCTGAAGCGCTTGCGCGACGCGCAGCGCGCCTGGATTCCGTTCCGCGACAAGGAGTGCGCCTTCCGCACCCAGCCTTATGCCGATGGCTCGGTGTACTCGACCCTCGTCGAGACCTGCAGGGCGGAGTTGACCAGGGCGCGGCTGGCGCAGCTGCAGCACCAATTGCAATGCCCCGAAGGCGATCTCTCCTGCGTGCCGCAAAGCGGCGGCAGTGCCGCGCCCGCGACGGCTGGCACCGCGCCCGCGAAACCCGCCCCTCCCCAGGCAAGCCAGAACGACACGCGGCCATGCGTGCAATCCGCCGGCAAGGCGAAGTCGGACCAGTATGTCTCGCAGTGCATCCAAGTGTCGCCGGCGACCAATCCGCCCTGCAACGGGCAGAATGTCTGCAGCATGATGATCGATGAGATCAAGCGCGGCTGCGCCATGATCGGCAAAAACAACCCGCCGGGCTTCTGCTCTGCTTATAAGGACTGA
- a CDS encoding MucR family transcriptional regulator: protein MSNIDDKTAIELTADIVSAYVGNNPLPASGLPDLIASVSASVRKLASGSVVKEAVALTPAVNPKRSVFPDYIVCLEDGKKFKSLKRHLATDHGLTPDEYRAKWGLPADYPMVAPSYSATRSALAKSSGLGRKPAGGDAGKGKRKAKA, encoded by the coding sequence TTGTCCAACATCGACGACAAGACTGCAATCGAGCTGACCGCCGACATTGTCTCGGCCTATGTCGGCAACAATCCGCTCCCCGCCTCTGGCCTGCCTGATCTGATCGCCAGCGTCAGCGCCTCGGTTCGCAAGCTCGCCAGCGGCAGCGTTGTCAAGGAGGCGGTGGCTCTGACGCCCGCCGTCAACCCGAAGCGCTCGGTTTTCCCCGACTACATCGTGTGCCTGGAAGATGGAAAGAAGTTCAAGTCGTTGAAGCGCCACCTCGCGACCGACCATGGTCTGACGCCGGACGAATACCGCGCGAAATGGGGTCTGCCAGCCGACTATCCGATGGTGGCGCCCAGCTATTCGGCGACCCGCTCGGCGTTGGCCAAATCCTCAGGCCTCGGCCGCAAGCCAGCCGGCGGCGACGCGGGCAAGGGCAAGCGCAAGGCCAAGGCCTGA
- a CDS encoding ATP-dependent helicase produces MNIAARDSSFEAPAYLARLNDEQRLAVMHGDGKVAAPLLVIAGAGSGKTNTLAHRVAHLIVKDADPRRILLMTFSRRAAAEMAKRVERIAGEVLGRDAAIIADALAWAGTFHGIGARLLRDYAEQIGLDPAFTIHDREDSADLMNLARHELGLSKTESRFPTKGTCLQIYSRAVNAQAPLGEVLGSAFPWCAAWADQLKALFAAYVEAKQAQNVLDYDDLLLYWAQMAAEPEIAAHLSSRFDHVLVDEYQDTNRLQASILLALKPDGAGLTVVGDDAQSIYSFRAAEVRNILDFPRQFAQEAAVVMLERNYRSTETILGAANKVIGEASERFTKNLWTERRSSHKPQLVSVRDEAEQANYVCQAILAEREAGTALKAQAVLFRTSSHSGPLEVELTRRNIPFVKFGGLKFLDAAHVKDMLAMLRFAENPRDRVAGFRVLQLMPGIGPSAASQIVDAMATSLDETLGLARFRPPQRAAQDWPVFLDIYGGLRAGAKWPADLERIRLWYEPHMERIHEDAITRRADLIQLEQIASTYPSRERFLTELTLDPPDATSDQAGPPHRDEDYLILSTIHSAKGQEWKNVFVLNTVDGCIPADLGVGTKEDIEEERRLLYVAMTRAKDSLHLVVPQRFYPHNQPARGDRHVYASRTRFISASMLSAFEQSSWASAALKDDPRQKPGVKVDLGSRMRGMWK; encoded by the coding sequence ATGAACATCGCCGCTCGTGATTCGTCCTTCGAGGCGCCCGCCTATCTTGCCCGGCTGAACGACGAGCAGCGGCTGGCGGTGATGCATGGCGACGGCAAGGTGGCCGCGCCGCTGCTGGTGATCGCCGGCGCCGGTTCCGGCAAGACCAACACGCTGGCGCATCGCGTCGCCCATCTCATCGTCAAGGACGCCGATCCGCGCCGCATTCTGCTGATGACCTTCTCCCGTCGCGCCGCTGCCGAGATGGCCAAGCGCGTTGAGCGCATCGCCGGCGAGGTGCTGGGGCGCGACGCGGCCATCATCGCCGACGCGCTCGCCTGGGCCGGCACTTTCCACGGCATCGGCGCGCGACTGCTGCGCGATTATGCCGAGCAGATCGGCCTCGATCCGGCCTTCACCATCCACGATCGCGAGGATTCCGCCGACCTGATGAACCTTGCCCGGCACGAGCTGGGATTGTCGAAAACCGAAAGCCGCTTTCCGACCAAGGGCACCTGCCTGCAGATCTATTCGCGGGCGGTGAATGCGCAGGCGCCGCTGGGTGAAGTGCTGGGCTCGGCCTTCCCGTGGTGCGCGGCATGGGCGGACCAGCTCAAGGCGCTGTTCGCGGCCTATGTCGAGGCCAAACAGGCGCAGAACGTGCTCGATTACGACGACCTGCTGCTCTACTGGGCGCAGATGGCGGCGGAGCCTGAGATCGCCGCGCATCTTTCCAGCCGCTTCGACCATGTACTGGTCGACGAATACCAGGACACCAACCGGCTGCAGGCCTCGATCCTTCTGGCGCTGAAACCGGACGGCGCGGGCTTGACCGTCGTTGGCGACGACGCGCAGTCGATCTATTCCTTCCGCGCTGCGGAAGTGCGCAACATCCTCGACTTTCCAAGACAGTTTGCGCAAGAAGCAGCGGTCGTCATGCTGGAGCGCAATTACCGCTCGACCGAGACGATCCTGGGCGCGGCCAACAAGGTGATCGGCGAGGCCAGCGAGCGCTTCACCAAGAATCTGTGGACCGAGCGGCGATCATCGCACAAGCCGCAGCTGGTCAGCGTGCGCGACGAGGCCGAGCAGGCCAATTATGTCTGCCAGGCGATCCTGGCGGAGCGCGAGGCCGGCACGGCGCTGAAGGCGCAGGCGGTGCTGTTCCGCACCTCGAGCCATAGCGGGCCGCTGGAGGTCGAGCTCACGCGCCGCAACATCCCTTTCGTCAAGTTCGGCGGCCTGAAATTCCTCGATGCCGCGCATGTCAAGGACATGCTGGCGATGCTGCGCTTCGCCGAAAACCCGCGCGACCGCGTCGCCGGTTTTCGGGTGCTGCAGCTCATGCCAGGCATCGGCCCATCCGCCGCCTCGCAGATCGTGGACGCCATGGCGACATCGCTGGACGAGACGCTGGGCCTTGCCCGCTTCCGGCCGCCGCAGCGCGCCGCGCAAGATTGGCCGGTCTTCCTCGACATCTATGGCGGCTTGCGCGCCGGCGCCAAATGGCCGGCCGACCTCGAGCGGATCAGGCTCTGGTACGAGCCGCATATGGAACGTATCCATGAGGATGCGATCACGCGCCGCGCCGACCTCATCCAGCTCGAACAGATCGCATCGACCTATCCGTCGCGCGAGCGCTTCCTGACCGAGCTCACCCTCGACCCGCCCGACGCCACCAGCGACCAGGCCGGGCCGCCGCATCGTGACGAGGATTACCTCATCCTGTCGACCATTCATTCGGCCAAGGGCCAGGAGTGGAAGAACGTCTTCGTGCTCAACACCGTCGACGGCTGCATCCCGGCCGATCTCGGCGTTGGCACCAAGGAGGACATCGAGGAGGAGCGGCGCCTGCTCTACGTGGCGATGACCAGAGCCAAGGACAGCCTGCATCTCGTCGTGCCGCAGCGCTTTTATCCGCACAACCAGCCGGCTCGCGGCGACCGCCACGTCTATGCCTCGCGCACCCGCTTCATCTCGGCCTCGATGCTTTCGGCCTTCGAGCAGTCGTCCTGGGCAAGCGCCGCGCTCAAGGACGACCCGCGCCAGAAACCGGGCGTCAAGGTCGATCTCGGTTCCCGCATGCGCGGGATGTGGAAATAG
- a CDS encoding DinB family protein, translating into MKQHFMMFAAYNQWANGRLYDAAADLGEDELGRDVGAVFGSMLGTLNHLLAVDRVWMKRFTGEGDAPSNTAAILYHALPALRLAREAEDRRVVDWVTGMGDKALAGRFSYMTVDMRTVSLRLSPALSHFFNHQTHHRGQAHMVLTVLGRPSVPLDLALFQRSEEGRAYA; encoded by the coding sequence ATGAAGCAGCATTTCATGATGTTTGCGGCCTACAATCAATGGGCCAATGGCCGCCTCTACGATGCCGCCGCCGATCTTGGCGAAGACGAACTCGGTCGCGACGTCGGCGCCGTCTTCGGCTCGATGCTCGGCACGCTGAACCATCTGCTCGCCGTCGACCGCGTCTGGATGAAGCGTTTCACCGGCGAGGGCGACGCGCCCTCGAACACCGCCGCCATACTCTACCACGCCTTGCCGGCCCTGAGGCTGGCGCGCGAGGCCGAGGACAGGAGGGTCGTCGACTGGGTGACCGGGATGGGCGACAAGGCGCTCGCCGGCCGTTTCTCCTACATGACCGTGGACATGCGCACCGTCTCGCTGCGCCTTTCGCCTGCGCTCAGCCATTTCTTCAACCACCAGACCCACCATCGCGGCCAGGCGCATATGGTGCTCACGGTGCTCGGCCGGCCCTCGGTGCCGCTCGACCTGGCGCTGTTCCAGCGCTCCGAGGAAGGTCGCGCCTACGCCTGA
- a CDS encoding GGDEF domain-containing protein, with product MRIDLSPTSWGRVVVVTAAGTAFFIAAAFFVDSFNFPSLSPQALLWAQLTDLFLPLVLGGSFLFFLMWKMRQLAITQKELSVIAATDSLTAVFNRGAFSMLVEAYLERARGQTVADAGALLIVDADHFKSINDRLGHDCGDQALRLIAATIKGQLHGADIVGRIGGEEFAVFLPGADAARSFLVAESIRCRIREAEFAPGGRPWPLSVSIGGTAFRGPTTYHDMFEVADRHLYKAKSNGRDQVSFESPRGGLAGDAAGTVH from the coding sequence ATGCGCATCGATTTGTCCCCCACGAGTTGGGGCAGGGTCGTGGTGGTCACCGCCGCCGGCACCGCCTTTTTCATTGCCGCCGCCTTCTTCGTCGATTCCTTCAATTTCCCCTCGCTGTCGCCGCAGGCGCTGCTGTGGGCGCAACTCACGGACCTGTTCCTGCCGCTCGTCCTCGGCGGCTCCTTCCTGTTCTTCCTGATGTGGAAGATGCGCCAGCTGGCGATCACGCAGAAGGAACTCAGCGTCATTGCCGCGACCGACAGCCTGACGGCGGTCTTCAACCGCGGCGCCTTCTCGATGCTGGTCGAGGCCTATCTCGAGCGGGCGCGGGGCCAGACGGTCGCCGATGCCGGCGCGCTGCTGATCGTCGATGCCGATCACTTCAAGTCGATCAATGACCGCCTCGGTCACGATTGCGGCGACCAGGCGCTGAGGTTGATCGCGGCGACGATCAAGGGGCAACTGCACGGCGCCGACATTGTCGGGCGTATCGGCGGCGAGGAATTCGCGGTCTTCCTGCCCGGTGCCGACGCCGCGCGCTCCTTCCTGGTCGCCGAATCCATCAGGTGCCGCATCCGCGAGGCCGAGTTTGCACCCGGCGGGCGGCCCTGGCCGCTTTCGGTGAGCATCGGCGGTACCGCCTTCCGCGGCCCGACCACCTACCACGACATGTTCGAGGTCGCCGACCGCCATCTCTACAAGGCCAAGTCCAATGGCCGCGACCAGGTGAGCTTCGAGAGCCCGCGTGGCGGGCTGGCGGGCGACGCCGCCGGCACGGTCCACTAA
- a CDS encoding glutathione S-transferase family protein: protein MTILLYDLVGHDTARPFSPHCWKTKMALAHKGLAATKVPTRFLEVPKVEGGVSKTVPVIRDGERVVADSFAIALYLDEAYPERPTLFCGEGGKATARFIERWSQFTIHPYIAAVALTDLHAMQDEPNAAYFRENREQRYGKRLEEVVANREAGLSAFRAALEPLRSTLTYQPFIGGEAPLFVDYIVFGALQWGRIASPFQLLDDADGIARWFERCLDLHGGIGRQVAAAA from the coding sequence ATGACCATTCTGCTTTACGACCTTGTCGGCCATGACACCGCCCGCCCCTTCAGCCCACATTGCTGGAAGACCAAGATGGCCTTGGCGCACAAGGGGCTCGCCGCCACCAAGGTGCCGACGCGCTTCCTGGAGGTGCCGAAGGTCGAGGGCGGCGTATCGAAGACGGTGCCGGTGATCCGCGACGGCGAGCGCGTGGTGGCCGATTCCTTCGCCATCGCGCTCTATCTCGACGAAGCCTACCCCGAACGGCCGACGCTGTTTTGCGGCGAAGGCGGCAAGGCGACGGCGCGCTTCATCGAGCGCTGGTCGCAGTTCACCATCCACCCTTATATCGCGGCGGTGGCTCTGACCGATCTGCATGCGATGCAGGACGAACCGAACGCGGCCTATTTCCGCGAGAACCGCGAACAACGCTACGGCAAGCGCCTGGAAGAGGTCGTGGCCAATCGCGAGGCCGGGCTCTCGGCCTTCCGCGCCGCGCTGGAGCCGCTGCGCTCGACGCTGACCTACCAGCCCTTCATCGGCGGCGAGGCGCCTCTGTTTGTCGATTACATCGTGTTCGGGGCGCTGCAATGGGGCCGCATCGCCTCGCCTTTCCAGTTGCTCGACGATGCCGACGGCATCGCGCGCTGGTTCGAGCGCTGCCTCGACCTGCATGGCGGGATCGGCCGGCAGGTCGCGGCTGCGGCGTGA
- a CDS encoding sterol desaturase family protein has product MFDLIDFKAVLVIALIFIPLEQLLPLHAEQSATRRHWLNDVVYLLFNGIVIKLGMLLVVGAAMLVVQRFVPEALTAAVQSQPLWLQAIEALLVADIGFYLAHRAFHALPFLWRFHAIHHSIEEMDWLAAHRVHPVDQILTKSASFLPLFALGFSGEAVLIYVLIYHWQSVFIHSNTRIKFGPLKWLIASPQFHHWHHANERQAYDRNFAGQLPFLDLIGGTLFMPQRMPEKYGVDEPVPQFYHQQLMYPFVAAAEPAAPTVEAAPAAAKPE; this is encoded by the coding sequence GTGTTCGACCTTATCGATTTCAAGGCGGTGCTGGTCATCGCCCTCATCTTCATTCCGCTCGAGCAGCTTCTGCCGCTGCATGCCGAGCAATCGGCGACGCGCCGGCACTGGCTGAACGACGTTGTCTATCTGCTCTTCAACGGCATCGTCATCAAGCTCGGCATGTTGCTGGTGGTCGGCGCGGCGATGCTTGTGGTGCAGCGTTTCGTTCCCGAAGCGCTCACCGCCGCCGTCCAGTCGCAGCCTTTATGGCTGCAGGCAATCGAGGCTCTGCTCGTCGCCGATATCGGCTTCTACCTTGCCCATCGCGCCTTTCACGCGCTGCCGTTCCTGTGGCGCTTTCACGCCATCCACCACTCGATCGAGGAGATGGATTGGCTGGCCGCCCACCGCGTGCACCCGGTGGACCAGATCCTGACCAAGTCGGCTTCGTTCCTGCCGCTGTTCGCGCTGGGTTTTTCCGGCGAGGCGGTTCTTATCTACGTGCTGATCTATCACTGGCAGTCGGTGTTCATCCACTCCAACACGCGCATCAAATTCGGGCCGCTGAAATGGCTGATTGCCTCGCCGCAGTTCCATCATTGGCACCATGCCAACGAACGCCAGGCCTATGACAGGAATTTCGCCGGACAGTTGCCCTTTCTCGACCTGATCGGCGGCACCTTGTTCATGCCGCAACGAATGCCGGAAAAATACGGCGTCGACGAGCCGGTGCCGCAATTCTATCACCAGCAACTTATGTATCCCTTCGTCGCCGCGGCCGAACCGGCCGCGCCGACCGTTGAGGCCGCGCCCGCCGCCGCCAAGCCGGAATGA
- a CDS encoding DUF982 domain-containing protein, protein MYDRMFFTPVALSVGAGHKRMIASLFDMHDFLTEFPPSRRRLSYGAAVKACEAARSGEISAEAARDALITFAVTAGVLWPSEQPVVSVKPVARGYGGFAG, encoded by the coding sequence ATGTACGACAGGATGTTCTTCACCCCGGTCGCCCTCAGCGTCGGCGCCGGCCACAAGCGCATGATCGCCTCGCTGTTCGACATGCATGACTTCCTGACCGAGTTTCCGCCGTCGCGCCGCCGCCTCAGCTACGGCGCCGCGGTGAAGGCCTGCGAGGCAGCGCGCAGTGGAGAAATCTCGGCCGAGGCGGCGCGCGATGCGCTGATCACCTTCGCGGTGACGGCGGGGGTGCTCTGGCCCTCGGAGCAGCCGGTCGTCTCGGTCAAGCCGGTGGCGCGCGGATATGGCGGTTTCGCCGGCTGA
- a CDS encoding DUF1905 domain-containing protein → MLRYETRAEIWVYPGKGGWHFMTLPTDVAARIKAATAGLARPWGSLGITAAIGKTRWQTLLFPDKSSGSLLLPIKASVRQQEGLKAGDEPTVTVEIEL, encoded by the coding sequence ATGCTGCGCTATGAGACGCGGGCCGAGATCTGGGTCTATCCCGGCAAGGGAGGTTGGCATTTCATGACGCTGCCGACGGACGTCGCGGCGCGGATCAAGGCGGCGACGGCGGGGCTGGCGCGCCCTTGGGGCTCGCTCGGCATCACGGCGGCGATCGGCAAGACCAGGTGGCAAACATTGCTCTTTCCCGACAAGTCGTCCGGCAGCCTGCTGTTGCCGATCAAGGCCTCGGTGCGCCAGCAGGAAGGCCTCAAGGCGGGCGATGAGCCTACAGTGACGGTTGAGATCGAGCTTTAG
- a CDS encoding LysR substrate-binding domain-containing protein, producing the protein MRLLSQVNLNSLKIVESAARHKNFTRAGEEQFITASAVSQRVKSLEDQLRFKIFERGGNAVSLTPEGETYVARVREALERIVAASMEATGQSQAHVLRICVLPTFAARWLFPRLSAFQRQYPDIEMRVSTSYATHEFSTSEYDLEIRYGDGNFPGLTSELLFKEDLTPVCSRKLFHDVLGDKPLSKVTPEDLRYFTLLHSDTCTQNWQSWLGFAGASFVLGETRSVYFDSCMMSYEAANAGMGFAVANRAYMASDIRAERLVAPFAVHHPNTAGWYFVSPIKALGARKVELFKQWLMSEAALTQRQLDIEIAGGQQARSAVA; encoded by the coding sequence GTGCGTCTGCTCAGTCAGGTCAACCTCAACTCGCTGAAAATCGTGGAGAGCGCCGCGAGGCACAAGAATTTCACGCGTGCCGGCGAAGAGCAGTTCATCACCGCTTCCGCCGTCAGCCAGCGCGTGAAGAGCCTGGAGGATCAGCTTCGCTTCAAGATCTTCGAGCGCGGCGGCAATGCCGTGTCGCTGACGCCGGAGGGTGAGACCTACGTGGCGCGCGTCCGCGAGGCGCTGGAGCGGATCGTGGCGGCCAGCATGGAGGCTACGGGCCAGTCGCAGGCGCATGTGCTGCGGATCTGCGTGCTGCCGACTTTCGCCGCGCGCTGGCTGTTCCCGCGGCTTTCGGCCTTCCAGCGGCAATATCCCGACATCGAAATGCGGGTGTCGACCTCTTACGCCACGCATGAATTCTCAACCTCGGAATACGATCTCGAGATCCGATATGGCGACGGCAACTTCCCCGGCCTCACCTCGGAACTGCTGTTCAAGGAAGACCTGACACCGGTCTGCAGCCGCAAGCTCTTCCACGATGTGCTGGGCGACAAGCCGCTGTCGAAGGTGACGCCGGAAGACCTGCGCTATTTCACGCTGCTTCATTCCGACACCTGCACGCAGAACTGGCAGTCGTGGCTGGGCTTTGCCGGCGCGAGCTTCGTGCTTGGCGAAACCAGGAGCGTCTATTTCGATAGCTGCATGATGTCCTACGAGGCGGCCAATGCCGGAATGGGCTTTGCCGTCGCCAACCGCGCCTACATGGCAAGCGATATCCGCGCCGAACGGCTGGTGGCTCCTTTCGCGGTCCACCACCCCAATACGGCGGGCTGGTATTTCGTCAGCCCGATCAAGGCGCTCGGCGCCCGCAAGGTGGAGCTGTTCAAGCAGTGGCTCATGTCCGAAGCGGCGCTGACGCAGCGCCAGCTGGACATCGAGATCGCCGGCGGACAACAAGCGCGCTCGGCGGTGGCGTGA